In Candidatus Palauibacter australiensis, the following are encoded in one genomic region:
- a CDS encoding PIN domain-containing protein produces MRAVFVDTSAWYPLADGAHPDHQALVEALRVRVRRGVAVVTSNLVVAESHALLLRRVGREVALAFLEAVRRPPNRIEHVTPAREDVAVDEWIRRFTDQDFSLADATSFAIMSELRIHEALTLDRHFGTAGFVMVPAAT; encoded by the coding sequence GTGAGAGCGGTATTCGTCGATACCAGCGCCTGGTATCCCTTGGCTGACGGCGCACACCCGGATCATCAGGCGCTTGTCGAGGCTCTCCGCGTCCGGGTTCGGCGGGGCGTCGCCGTCGTGACTTCCAACCTCGTGGTTGCCGAGAGCCACGCGCTGTTGCTGCGGCGCGTGGGGCGAGAGGTTGCGCTCGCTTTCCTCGAAGCGGTCCGGCGACCTCCAAATCGGATCGAGCATGTGACACCGGCACGCGAAGACGTGGCTGTCGACGAGTGGATCCGACGTTTCACGGACCAGGATTTTTCGCTCGCCGACGCCACGAGCTTCGCTATCATGTCCGAGCTGCGGATCCACGAAGCGTTGACACTCGATCGACACTTCGGGACGGCGGGATTCGTCATGGTCCCCGCCGCGACCTGA